One genomic region from Stackebrandtia nassauensis DSM 44728 encodes:
- a CDS encoding carbohydrate ABC transporter permease, producing MSPREKAGRYLLLCLVLVITVGPFLWQLSTSLKGLSEDIYTDTPSFLPTDPTLANYTRVGEQIPVWDYAVNSLIVAVIVVAGNAFGATLAGFALARLRFRGVKLVFALILATLVLPGEVTIISQYVTVRSLGFADTLIGVALPGTVAMLNILLMRAAFQAIPSEMDDSAVVDGANAWQRLIRVGLPNVKGMLSVVTIFAFIGAWDDFLWPLIVLNDPDNYTLTVGLQYLDGTFTANPRVIAAGTMIAFIPIVIVFAVLQRFFFRGVASGAIKG from the coding sequence ATGTCGCCCCGCGAGAAGGCGGGCCGGTACCTGCTGTTGTGCCTGGTCCTGGTCATCACCGTCGGCCCGTTCCTGTGGCAGCTGTCCACATCGCTCAAGGGGCTGTCGGAGGACATCTACACCGACACCCCAAGCTTCCTGCCCACCGACCCGACGCTGGCCAACTACACCCGCGTCGGCGAACAGATCCCGGTGTGGGACTACGCCGTCAACTCGCTGATCGTGGCCGTCATCGTGGTGGCGGGCAACGCCTTCGGCGCCACCCTGGCCGGATTCGCGCTCGCCCGGCTGCGATTCCGGGGTGTGAAGCTCGTGTTCGCCCTGATCCTGGCCACCCTGGTGCTGCCCGGCGAGGTCACGATCATCTCCCAGTACGTGACCGTCCGCTCGCTCGGCTTCGCCGACACCCTCATCGGCGTCGCGCTGCCCGGCACCGTCGCGATGCTCAACATCCTGCTCATGCGCGCCGCCTTCCAGGCCATTCCCTCCGAAATGGACGACTCGGCGGTCGTGGACGGCGCCAACGCCTGGCAGCGCCTGATCCGGGTGGGACTGCCCAACGTCAAGGGCATGCTCAGCGTCGTCACGATCTTCGCGTTCATCGGCGCCTGGGACGACTTCCTGTGGCCGCTGATCGTCCTCAACGACCCCGACAACTACACGCTGACCGTCGGGCTGCAGTACCTCGACGGCACCTTCACCGCCAACCCCCGCGTCATCGCGGCCGGAACCATGATCGCGTTCATCCCGATTGTGATCGTGTTCGCCGTGTTGCAGCGTTTCTTCTTCCGTGGCGTCGCGTCCGGCGCCATCAAAGGATGA
- a CDS encoding glycosyl hydrolase family 18 protein: MRLRRRTIAVGSVVAILGAVGLTAATAQAEPTESAGQRLVVYYQTQYHGDAQEYVSPIPLADNGATDIMVAAIHLNDASSQNPVTLNDHAPEDPRYDRMWEELKTVQDKGKNVLGMVGGAAPGTFQRLDTDFDTYYPLLRDTIKKYGLDGVDLDVEEDMSLAGIERVIDALKADFGADFLITLAPVATALSGGGNISGFNYDDLYASRGEDIDWFNAQFYCGWGLLDDTGDYDAVIDHGVVPANKVVAGTITNPANCGSGYVELDTLKSTIGTLKQKYPDFGGIMGWEYFNSLPGDTAEPWLWAKEVSAALSA; encoded by the coding sequence ATGAGACTACGACGACGCACCATCGCGGTCGGCTCGGTAGTCGCCATCCTCGGCGCGGTCGGCCTGACCGCGGCCACCGCCCAAGCCGAACCGACCGAGTCCGCTGGTCAGCGGCTCGTGGTGTACTACCAGACCCAGTACCACGGCGACGCCCAGGAATACGTCTCCCCGATCCCGTTGGCCGACAACGGCGCCACCGACATCATGGTCGCGGCCATCCACCTCAACGACGCGAGCTCCCAGAATCCGGTCACCCTCAACGACCACGCCCCCGAGGACCCCCGGTACGACCGGATGTGGGAGGAACTCAAAACCGTCCAGGACAAGGGAAAGAACGTGCTGGGCATGGTCGGCGGCGCCGCCCCCGGCACCTTCCAGCGCCTCGACACCGACTTCGACACCTATTACCCACTGCTGCGCGACACGATCAAGAAGTACGGCCTCGACGGCGTCGACCTGGACGTGGAGGAGGACATGTCGCTGGCCGGGATCGAACGCGTCATCGACGCGCTCAAGGCCGACTTCGGCGCCGACTTCCTCATCACGCTGGCGCCGGTTGCCACCGCGCTGTCGGGCGGCGGCAACATCTCCGGCTTCAACTACGACGACCTGTACGCGTCGCGCGGCGAGGACATCGACTGGTTCAACGCCCAGTTCTACTGTGGCTGGGGTCTGCTGGACGACACCGGCGACTACGACGCCGTCATCGACCACGGCGTCGTTCCGGCGAACAAGGTCGTGGCGGGCACGATCACCAACCCCGCCAACTGCGGCTCGGGCTACGTCGAGCTGGACACCCTCAAGTCGACGATCGGCACGCTGAAACAGAAGTACCCCGACTTCGGCGGCATCATGGGCTGGGAGTACTTCAACTCGCTGCCGGGCGACACCGCCGAACCCTGGCTGTGGGCCAAGGAGGTCTCCGCGGCCCTGTCGGCCTGA
- the yidD gene encoding membrane protein insertion efficiency factor YidD, with the protein MDDDTPEKRRTPLALTVTLASGGVVLLMGLVGGLLWLIWRPGTEPPQPQETSEPPRDLGDGADGGGGTAEPDTPENNDAEEADGGSEVDASGCDDDLSCDGPTCDSPSCETQSCDSPSCDSGTGVVSAGVSVMSVLPLVTVDRFTPRRPMRKRASVSRPARCGLAAIRGYRRWVSPRTRTRCRYVPSCSGYGTATIRSYGLANGSRLALRRIRRCTRSVPMGTVDPPP; encoded by the coding sequence ATGGACGATGACACGCCCGAGAAGCGTAGGACCCCGCTGGCTTTGACCGTCACGCTCGCCTCCGGTGGGGTGGTGTTGCTGATGGGGTTGGTGGGGGGACTGCTGTGGTTGATCTGGCGGCCGGGGACGGAGCCGCCGCAGCCGCAGGAGACGAGTGAGCCGCCGCGCGATCTCGGGGACGGCGCGGACGGAGGTGGAGGTACCGCCGAGCCCGACACGCCCGAGAACAACGACGCCGAGGAGGCCGACGGGGGGTCGGAGGTCGACGCGAGCGGTTGCGACGACGACTTGTCGTGCGACGGGCCGACGTGTGACTCACCGAGCTGCGAGACGCAGAGTTGCGACAGCCCCAGTTGCGATTCGGGCACGGGTGTCGTGTCGGCGGGTGTCTCGGTCATGTCGGTGCTGCCGTTGGTGACCGTGGACCGGTTCACGCCTCGGCGGCCGATGCGCAAGCGGGCGAGCGTGTCGCGCCCGGCACGATGCGGGTTGGCGGCGATTCGGGGGTATCGGCGGTGGGTCTCGCCGCGAACCAGGACCAGGTGCCGTTACGTGCCCAGTTGCAGCGGGTACGGGACGGCGACGATCCGCTCGTACGGGCTGGCCAACGGGTCGCGGCTGGCGTTGCGGCGGATCCGGCGGTGCACCCGGTCGGTGCCGATGGGCACGGTTGACCCGCCGCCGTGA